One Actinoplanes missouriensis 431 DNA segment encodes these proteins:
- the leuA gene encoding 2-isopropylmalate synthase, whose protein sequence is MSDAFKTQAPSAMPFQRYEAYQKQFDVPLTDRQWPSRVVETAPRWCAVDLRDGNQALIDPMSPERKRRMFMLLVKMGYKEIEVGFPAASQTDFDFVRQLIEQDLIPDDVTIQVLVQCREHLIDRTFESIRGAKRAIVHFYNSTSTLQRRVVFGLDKDGITDIATTGARLCQKYAEIHTPDTEIFYEYSPESYTGTELDYALEICSAVIDVIDPTPDRPLIINLPATVEMATPNVYADSIEWMHRNLPRRDSVILSLHPHNDRGTAVAAAELGLLAGADRIEGCLFGNGERTGNVDLVTLGLNLFSQGVDPQVDFSTIDEIKRTVEYCNQLPVHERHPYAGDLVYTAFSGSHQDAIKKGFAALQDDADAAGTPIDDFTWGVPYLPIDPKDVGRTYEAVIRVNSQSGKGGVAYIMKEEHKLDLPRRLQIEFSGVVQHHTDAEGGEVGPQQMWDIFAGEYLVEHQMATAFTVENYSTATVDGKVEIDVEVFHRGARRPLAGVGNGPIAAFVQAVEPLGISARVLDYQEHALTSGGDAQAAAYVEVQVGDASYWGVGIDSNIVSASIKAVTSAINRAR, encoded by the coding sequence ATGTCCGATGCCTTCAAGACCCAGGCCCCCAGCGCCATGCCCTTCCAGCGCTACGAGGCGTACCAGAAGCAGTTCGACGTTCCGCTGACCGACCGGCAGTGGCCCTCCCGCGTGGTGGAGACGGCCCCTCGTTGGTGCGCGGTCGACCTGCGGGACGGCAATCAGGCGCTGATCGACCCGATGTCCCCGGAACGCAAGCGGCGGATGTTCATGCTGCTGGTGAAGATGGGTTACAAGGAGATCGAGGTCGGCTTCCCGGCCGCGAGCCAGACCGACTTCGATTTCGTACGCCAGCTCATCGAGCAGGACCTGATCCCGGACGACGTCACGATCCAGGTGCTGGTGCAGTGCCGTGAGCACCTGATCGACCGGACGTTCGAGTCGATCCGCGGCGCCAAGCGCGCCATCGTGCACTTCTACAACTCGACCTCGACGCTGCAGCGGCGCGTGGTGTTCGGCCTGGACAAGGACGGCATCACCGACATCGCGACGACCGGCGCCCGGCTCTGCCAGAAGTACGCCGAGATCCACACCCCGGACACCGAGATCTTCTACGAGTACTCGCCGGAGTCGTACACCGGAACCGAACTGGATTACGCGCTGGAGATCTGCTCCGCCGTGATCGACGTGATCGACCCCACCCCGGACCGGCCGCTGATCATCAACCTGCCGGCCACCGTCGAGATGGCGACGCCGAACGTCTACGCCGACTCGATCGAGTGGATGCACCGCAACCTGCCGCGGCGTGACAGCGTGATCCTGAGCCTGCACCCGCACAACGACCGGGGCACCGCGGTCGCCGCCGCCGAGCTCGGCCTGCTGGCCGGCGCGGACCGGATCGAGGGCTGCCTGTTCGGCAACGGCGAGCGCACCGGCAACGTCGACCTGGTGACGCTGGGCCTGAACCTGTTCTCCCAGGGCGTCGACCCGCAGGTGGACTTCTCGACCATCGACGAGATCAAGCGGACCGTCGAGTACTGCAACCAGCTGCCGGTGCACGAGCGCCACCCGTACGCGGGTGATCTGGTTTACACCGCGTTCTCCGGCTCGCACCAGGACGCGATCAAGAAGGGCTTCGCCGCGCTGCAGGACGACGCGGACGCGGCCGGCACACCGATCGACGACTTCACCTGGGGTGTGCCCTACCTGCCGATCGACCCGAAGGACGTGGGCCGCACCTACGAGGCGGTCATCCGGGTCAACTCGCAGTCCGGCAAGGGCGGCGTGGCGTACATCATGAAGGAAGAGCACAAGCTGGACCTGCCGCGGCGGCTGCAGATCGAGTTCTCCGGCGTGGTGCAGCACCACACCGACGCCGAGGGCGGCGAGGTCGGCCCGCAGCAGATGTGGGACATCTTCGCCGGTGAGTACCTGGTGGAGCACCAGATGGCCACGGCGTTCACCGTGGAGAACTACAGCACCGCGACGGTCGACGGCAAGGTCGAGATCGACGTCGAGGTCTTCCACCGCGGCGCACGGCGTCCGCTGGCGGGCGTCGGCAACGGCCCGATCGCGGCGTTCGTGCAGGCCGTCGAGCCGCTGGGGATCAGCGCCCGGGTGCTGGACTACCAGGAGCACGCCCTGACCTCGGGCGGCGACGCGCAGGCCGCGGCCTATGTGGAGGTTCAGGTCGGCGACGCGAGTTACTGGGGCGTCGGCATCGACTCGAACATCGTCAGCGCGTCGATCAAGGCAGTGACCAGCGCGATCAACCGCGCGCGCTGA
- a CDS encoding HNH endonuclease family protein, whose product MPRYIAPLVLTATLALTGCEVVDAGSTGAPAPTEATDSRAQLDDLTVAAAGSMKGYTREKFPHWRDTGSNCDVRDSVLERDGEKVKRSGCNVVAGTWRSLYDGEVLNSPTKVDIDHMVPLANAWRSGAAKWDNDKRGDFANDLERPQLIAVSASSNRSKGDQDPSTWKPSDRDSWCTYAKDWVTVKTYWKLTVTEKEKVALDDMLETC is encoded by the coding sequence GTGCCACGTTACATCGCCCCCCTCGTACTGACCGCCACCCTCGCTCTGACCGGCTGTGAGGTCGTCGACGCCGGATCCACCGGCGCTCCGGCCCCGACCGAAGCCACCGATTCCCGTGCCCAGCTGGACGACCTGACCGTCGCCGCGGCCGGGAGCATGAAGGGTTACACCCGGGAGAAGTTCCCGCACTGGCGGGACACCGGCTCGAACTGCGACGTCCGCGACTCGGTTCTGGAGCGCGACGGCGAGAAGGTCAAGCGCTCCGGCTGCAACGTGGTGGCCGGCACCTGGCGCAGCCTCTACGACGGTGAGGTGCTGAACTCACCGACCAAGGTGGACATCGACCACATGGTTCCGCTCGCGAACGCCTGGCGGTCCGGCGCCGCGAAGTGGGACAACGACAAGCGCGGCGACTTCGCGAACGATCTGGAGCGGCCGCAGCTGATCGCGGTGTCGGCCAGCTCGAACCGGTCGAAGGGCGACCAGGACCCGTCGACGTGGAAGCCGTCGGATCGGGACAGCTGGTGCACGTACGCCAAGGACTGGGTAACCGTGAAGACCTACTGGAAGCTGACCGTCACCGAGAAGGAGAAGGTGGCGCTCGACGACATGCTGGAGACCTGCTGA